In Rahnella variigena, one DNA window encodes the following:
- the pflB gene encoding formate C-acetyltransferase, whose protein sequence is MSKLNEKLTNAWQGFSAGEWQNGVNVRDFIQKNYTPYEGDESFLAGATEATTTLWDKVMDGIKLENRTKAPVDFDTDVASTITSHDAGYINKSLETIVGLQTDAPLKRALIPFGGIKMVEGSCKVYGRELDPALKKVFTDYRKTHNQGVFDVYTKDILNCRKSGVLTGLPDAYGRGRIIGDYRRVALYGIDFLMADKYAQFQSLQDDLENGVNLEMTIQLREEISEQHRALGQIKEMAAKYGCDISGPATNAQEAVQWTYFGYLAAVKSQNGAAMSFGRVSTFLDVFIERDIKAGKLTEEQAQELIDHLVMKLRMVRFLRTPEYDELFSGDPIWATESLAGMGVDGRTLVTKSSFRFLNTLYTMGPSPEPNMTILWSEKLPMNFKKYAAKVSIDTSSVQYENDDLMRPDFNNDDYAIACCVSPMVVGKQMQFFGARANLAKTMLYAINGGVDEKMKIQVGPKEAPMMDEVLTFDKVMDRMDHFMDWLAKQYVTALNIIHYMHDKYSYEASLMALHDRDVYRTMACGIAGLSVAADSLSAIKYAKVSTIRDEDGLAVDFKIEGEYPQFGNNDSRVDDIACDLVERFMKKIQKLRTYRGAVATQSVLTITSNVVYGKKTGNTPDGRRAGAPFGPGANPMHGRDQKGAVASLTSVAKLPFAYAKDGISYTFSIVPNALGKDDDVRKANLAGLMDGYFHHEASIEGGQHLNVNVMNREMLLDAMEHPENYPQLTIRVSGYAVRFNSLTKEQQQDVITRTFTKSL, encoded by the coding sequence ATGTCCAAGCTCAATGAAAAATTGACCAACGCATGGCAAGGTTTTAGTGCTGGTGAATGGCAGAATGGCGTAAACGTCCGTGACTTCATTCAGAAGAACTACACACCGTATGAAGGTGATGAGTCCTTCCTGGCTGGCGCTACCGAAGCGACAACCACCCTGTGGGATAAAGTAATGGATGGTATCAAACTGGAGAACCGCACTAAGGCTCCTGTTGATTTCGATACTGACGTTGCCTCTACCATCACTTCTCACGATGCCGGTTACATCAATAAATCTCTGGAAACTATCGTTGGTCTGCAAACTGACGCGCCATTGAAACGTGCTCTGATCCCATTCGGCGGCATCAAAATGGTTGAAGGTTCATGTAAAGTTTATGGCCGTGAACTGGATCCAGCGCTGAAAAAAGTTTTCACTGATTATCGTAAAACGCACAACCAGGGCGTATTTGATGTTTACACCAAAGACATCCTGAACTGCCGTAAATCCGGTGTTCTGACTGGTCTGCCAGATGCGTATGGCCGTGGCCGTATCATCGGTGACTACCGTCGCGTTGCACTGTACGGTATCGACTTCCTGATGGCCGATAAATACGCACAATTCCAGTCTCTGCAAGACGACCTGGAAAATGGCGTAAACCTGGAAATGACCATCCAGCTGCGTGAAGAAATCTCTGAACAACACCGTGCACTGGGCCAGATTAAAGAAATGGCTGCTAAATACGGTTGCGACATTTCTGGTCCTGCGACTAACGCACAGGAAGCTGTACAGTGGACTTACTTCGGCTACCTGGCTGCAGTTAAATCTCAGAATGGCGCTGCAATGTCCTTCGGCCGCGTATCTACTTTCCTTGACGTGTTCATCGAACGTGATATCAAAGCAGGCAAACTGACAGAAGAACAAGCTCAGGAACTGATTGACCATTTGGTCATGAAACTGCGTATGGTTCGTTTCCTGCGTACACCTGAGTATGATGAACTGTTCTCTGGTGACCCAATCTGGGCAACTGAATCTCTGGCAGGTATGGGCGTTGACGGCCGTACTCTGGTTACCAAAAGCAGCTTCCGCTTCCTGAATACCCTGTACACTATGGGGCCTTCACCTGAGCCGAACATGACCATCCTGTGGTCTGAAAAACTGCCAATGAACTTCAAAAAGTACGCAGCGAAAGTGTCTATCGATACCTCATCTGTACAGTATGAGAACGATGACCTGATGCGTCCTGACTTCAACAACGATGATTATGCTATCGCTTGTTGTGTGAGCCCGATGGTTGTGGGTAAACAAATGCAGTTCTTCGGCGCTCGTGCAAACCTGGCAAAAACCATGTTGTACGCAATCAACGGCGGCGTTGATGAAAAAATGAAAATCCAGGTTGGTCCTAAAGAAGCACCAATGATGGATGAAGTCCTGACCTTTGATAAAGTCATGGACCGCATGGATCACTTCATGGACTGGTTGGCTAAACAGTACGTGACTGCGCTGAACATCATTCACTACATGCACGACAAATACAGCTACGAAGCATCGCTGATGGCTCTGCATGACCGTGACGTTTATCGCACCATGGCGTGTGGTATCGCAGGTCTGTCAGTTGCTGCTGACTCCCTGTCTGCTATCAAATACGCAAAAGTTAGCACCATCCGTGACGAAGACGGCCTGGCTGTAGACTTCAAAATTGAAGGCGAATATCCACAGTTTGGTAACAACGATTCTCGCGTAGATGACATCGCTTGTGACCTGGTAGAACGTTTCATGAAGAAAATTCAGAAACTGCGTACCTACCGTGGCGCTGTAGCAACTCAGTCTGTTCTGACCATCACCTCTAACGTGGTTTATGGTAAGAAAACGGGTAACACTCCAGACGGTCGTCGCGCTGGCGCTCCATTTGGTCCAGGTGCTAACCCAATGCACGGTCGTGACCAGAAAGGTGCGGTTGCCTCTCTGACTTCTGTTGCTAAACTGCCGTTTGCTTACGCGAAAGATGGTATTTCTTATACCTTCTCTATCGTTCCAAATGCGCTGGGTAAAGACGATGATGTGCGTAAAGCAAACCTCGCAGGCCTTATGGATGGTTACTTCCACCACGAAGCGTCCATCGAAGGTGGTCAACACCTGAACGTGAACGTGATGAACCGCGAAATGCTGTTAGATGCGATGGAACATCCTGAAAACTATCCTCAGCTGACCATCCGTGTTTCTGGTTACGCAGTGCGTTTCAACTCACTGACTAAAGAACAGCAACAAGACGTTATTACTCGTACTTTCACCAAGTCCCTGTAA
- the pflA gene encoding pyruvate formate lyase 1-activating protein, which translates to MSVQGRIHSYESCGTVDGPGIRFIVFFQGCLMRCMYCHNRDTWDTHGGTEINVDDLMKEVVTYRHFMNASGGGVTASGGEAILQAEFVRDWFRACQKEGINTCLDTNGFVRRYDPVIDELLDVSDLVMLDLKQMNDDIHQNLVGVSNHRTLDFARYLAKRNQRTWIRYVVVPGWSDDDESAHKLGEFTKDMTNIEKIELLPYHELGKHKWTAMGEKYGLDGVNPPTKEIMERVKNILASYGHKVIY; encoded by the coding sequence ATGTCAGTTCAAGGTCGCATCCACTCATATGAATCCTGTGGCACCGTTGACGGCCCAGGTATCCGTTTCATTGTTTTCTTTCAGGGCTGCCTGATGCGTTGCATGTATTGCCATAACCGCGATACCTGGGACACGCACGGCGGGACAGAGATCAATGTTGATGATTTAATGAAAGAAGTCGTGACCTATCGCCACTTTATGAATGCTTCCGGCGGTGGTGTGACGGCGTCAGGTGGCGAAGCCATCCTTCAGGCAGAATTTGTGCGCGACTGGTTCCGCGCCTGCCAGAAAGAAGGGATTAATACCTGTCTGGACACCAACGGTTTTGTCCGCCGTTATGATCCGGTGATCGACGAATTACTGGATGTCTCAGATCTGGTTATGCTCGATCTCAAGCAAATGAACGACGATATTCACCAGAATCTGGTCGGCGTATCCAACCACCGTACGCTGGACTTTGCCCGCTATCTGGCAAAACGTAATCAGCGCACCTGGATCCGTTATGTTGTGGTACCGGGCTGGTCAGACGATGATGAGTCCGCGCATAAACTCGGCGAGTTCACCAAAGACATGACTAACATCGAGAAGATTGAACTGTTGCCATATCATGAACTCGGCAAACATAAATGGACGGCAATGGGCGAGAAATACGGACTGGACGGTGTCAATCCGCCGACCAAAGAAATCATGGAAAGAGTGAAAAACATTCTCGCCAGCTACGGGCATAAAGTTATCTATTAA
- a CDS encoding MFS transporter, which yields MSAYSRPVSLLLCGLLLLTISIAVLNTLVPLWLSHEQLPTWQVGLVSSSYFTGNLLGTLLAGGLIKRIGFNRSYYLSCVIFAVATAGLALSMSFWTWVSARFVAGIGCALIWVVVESALLRSGTVKNRGQLLAAYMIMYYIGTVAGQLLVGTVPTAIFSVLPWVTALIVIAMLPLLLTHIEDQDSEQPRHAVMPMFRRRNARLGINGCIISGIVLGSLYGLMPLFLAHQGMSDANVGYWMALLVSAGIIGQWPVGRLADRYGRLMVLRIQIFCVILGSIAMLSGYAMAPTLFILGCAGFTLYPVAMSWACEKVSADELVAMNQALLMSYTIGSLAGPTMTAMLMQSYSDRLLFVMIAVVSLVYLMMLMRKADHTHNPVAAA from the coding sequence CGATTTCTATCGCCGTTTTAAACACGCTGGTACCCCTTTGGCTCAGCCATGAACAGCTACCGACCTGGCAGGTCGGGCTGGTCAGTTCATCGTATTTTACCGGTAACCTGCTGGGCACTTTGCTTGCAGGCGGGCTGATAAAACGCATTGGTTTCAACCGAAGCTATTACCTTTCCTGTGTAATATTTGCTGTTGCCACCGCAGGACTGGCGCTATCCATGAGTTTCTGGACGTGGGTTTCGGCCCGTTTCGTCGCGGGGATTGGGTGTGCGCTGATCTGGGTTGTGGTGGAAAGTGCGCTGTTACGAAGCGGAACAGTCAAAAATCGTGGCCAGCTGCTGGCGGCGTATATGATCATGTATTACATCGGAACGGTAGCAGGGCAGTTACTGGTTGGAACCGTACCAACGGCAATCTTCAGCGTTTTACCGTGGGTGACTGCACTGATTGTGATTGCGATGCTGCCTTTGCTGTTAACACATATTGAGGATCAGGACAGTGAACAACCGCGCCATGCGGTGATGCCGATGTTCAGACGGCGTAATGCACGTCTGGGGATAAATGGCTGTATTATTTCCGGTATTGTCCTCGGTTCACTCTACGGACTGATGCCGCTGTTCCTGGCGCATCAGGGAATGAGTGATGCGAACGTAGGTTACTGGATGGCATTGCTGGTCAGCGCGGGGATTATCGGACAGTGGCCGGTAGGACGTCTGGCAGATCGCTATGGTCGCCTGATGGTTTTACGCATCCAGATATTTTGTGTGATCCTCGGCAGTATTGCCATGCTCAGTGGGTATGCGATGGCGCCGACGCTGTTTATCCTCGGATGTGCGGGCTTTACGCTGTATCCAGTCGCGATGTCATGGGCCTGTGAGAAAGTGAGTGCTGATGAGCTGGTGGCGATGAATCAGGCGTTGCTAATGAGTTACACCATCGGCAGCCTTGCGGGACCGACAATGACCGCGATGCTGATGCAGAGTTATTCTGACCGTTTGCTGTTTGTGATGATCGCAGTGGTTTCGCTGGTCTATCTGATGATGCTGATGCGTAAAGCAGATCATACGCATAATCCTGTGGCCGCAGCGTAG